A genomic segment from Gilvibacter sp. SZ-19 encodes:
- a CDS encoding DUF2795 domain-containing protein — protein MYWTLELASYLSDAPWPATKDELIDYAIRTGAPLEVVENLQAIEDEGDSYDSIEEIWPDYPTDEDYLWNEDEY, from the coding sequence ATGTACTGGACTTTAGAGCTAGCGTCATATTTGAGCGACGCACCTTGGCCTGCTACCAAAGACGAATTGATCGATTACGCTATTCGTACGGGAGCCCCTCTTGAAGTTGTTGAGAACCTTCAAGCCATTGAGGACGAAGGAGACTCTTACGATTCTATCGAAGAGATCTGGCCAGATTATCCCACTGACGAAGATTACCTTTGGAACGAGGATGAATATTAA
- a CDS encoding TipAS antibiotic-recognition domain-containing protein produces MRTTIKSNWIVGLLFLSATTLFGQVKEKKTFDTDSDVRIEVNSSYVDFVFETWNRDKVEVTAELVGEDLTREEAKELLDAWDFTVSGDSNRITINSGTNFNLNWDSDSLEALESLESLEALKELENLEINLEGLGEGLEKLGPMLKDVLGPMMANMSSNPLPPDFLEGLEGLEFDYDAYEADKEGYMKKWEAQLEERFGKDFEVKMEAWGEEYAEKWEAWGEEFGEKWAKEFEDWGEEFGEKFAKDMEKWAEGFGEDMEKWGEKFGKDMEKWAEEFEAEIEELEKKNGGKVFIMNGKDYDLKGVKRVIKIKMPKDAELDLNVRHGEVKLGAVNNIKADLNYSTFIATTVDGGETSINVAYAPVFVKQWKNGALGVNYVDTCVINQADNITMEANSSNVTFGVLSKDAMLNGSYGALVINNFGADFSSVALNLDNTDANIFLPEVALDIFFNGKKSSIKLPSDVTSSSNSMNGNSMLKGYHLNSNSNRLINITAAYSNITVH; encoded by the coding sequence ATGAGAACAACAATCAAGTCTAATTGGATAGTAGGGCTGCTCTTTTTAAGCGCAACCACTCTTTTCGGACAAGTAAAGGAGAAAAAGACCTTTGACACCGATAGCGATGTACGCATCGAAGTAAACAGTTCCTATGTGGACTTTGTCTTTGAGACCTGGAATAGAGATAAAGTTGAGGTTACTGCGGAGTTGGTAGGTGAAGACCTAACCAGAGAGGAAGCCAAGGAACTTTTAGATGCCTGGGATTTCACTGTGTCCGGAGACAGCAACCGTATAACCATAAACAGCGGAACCAATTTTAACCTGAACTGGGATAGCGATTCGCTAGAGGCGCTAGAAAGCCTGGAGTCATTAGAAGCTTTAAAAGAACTAGAGAATCTAGAGATCAACCTAGAAGGCTTGGGCGAAGGCCTTGAAAAATTGGGGCCAATGTTAAAGGATGTATTAGGACCAATGATGGCGAATATGTCGAGTAATCCACTGCCTCCAGATTTCTTAGAAGGACTAGAAGGACTAGAATTCGATTACGATGCTTACGAAGCCGACAAAGAAGGCTATATGAAAAAGTGGGAAGCCCAACTCGAGGAGCGCTTTGGAAAAGACTTTGAAGTGAAAATGGAAGCTTGGGGCGAGGAATATGCCGAAAAGTGGGAAGCCTGGGGAGAAGAATTTGGCGAGAAATGGGCCAAAGAATTCGAAGACTGGGGCGAAGAGTTCGGTGAAAAATTTGCCAAGGACATGGAAAAGTGGGCCGAAGGCTTCGGTGAAGACATGGAGAAATGGGGCGAAAAATTCGGAAAGGACATGGAAAAGTGGGCCGAAGAATTCGAAGCCGAGATAGAAGAACTAGAAAAGAAGAACGGCGGCAAAGTGTTTATCATGAATGGTAAAGATTACGATCTAAAAGGTGTTAAGCGTGTGATCAAGATCAAAATGCCTAAGGATGCCGAGTTAGATCTCAATGTGCGTCACGGAGAGGTAAAACTAGGAGCGGTAAACAACATCAAGGCCGATCTGAACTACAGTACATTTATTGCAACTACAGTTGATGGAGGGGAAACCTCCATCAACGTTGCTTATGCGCCTGTATTTGTAAAGCAATGGAAAAACGGTGCCTTAGGGGTCAATTATGTAGACACTTGTGTGATCAATCAGGCAGATAATATTACCATGGAGGCCAATTCTAGCAACGTGACCTTTGGCGTGCTCAGTAAAGACGCTATGCTCAATGGGTCTTATGGCGCTTTGGTGATCAATAACTTCGGAGCCGATTTTTCTTCTGTGGCGTTGAACTTAGACAATACAGATGCCAATATCTTTTTACCAGAAGTGGCATTGGATATTTTCTTTAACGGAAAAAAGTCCAGCATTAAATTGCCTTCGGATGTGACTTCTAGTTCGAACAGTATGAACGGAAATTCTATGCTAAAAGGCTATCACCTGAATTCAAATTCTAATAGACTCATCAACATCACAGCCGCCTATAGCAATATAACAGTACACTAA
- a CDS encoding RNA polymerase sigma factor: MSDLLLIERCKQNDRKAQMAVYNKYCEGMLIIAKRYMKDTALAEDAMQEGFIKAFQKLAQFKGDVTFGAWLKRIVINTCLDTIKAQKAVWTGINEEVMSVVDDQDHTVPDGTTVNEVKMAIANLPEKYRLVTQMFYLEGYDHSEIASIMNISEAASRTCLFRGKSQIKKQLKHLDHGTGY, encoded by the coding sequence GTGTCAGATCTGCTACTTATAGAGCGATGCAAGCAAAACGACAGAAAGGCCCAAATGGCGGTATATAACAAATACTGTGAGGGCATGCTGATCATCGCAAAAAGGTATATGAAAGACACGGCTTTAGCCGAGGATGCCATGCAAGAAGGTTTTATCAAAGCCTTTCAGAAATTGGCGCAGTTCAAAGGGGACGTCACCTTTGGAGCCTGGCTCAAGCGAATTGTGATCAATACTTGTCTAGACACCATAAAAGCACAAAAGGCCGTATGGACAGGTATTAATGAAGAGGTGATGAGTGTGGTAGACGACCAAGACCACACTGTCCCAGACGGGACTACTGTCAACGAGGTAAAGATGGCTATAGCCAACCTACCGGAGAAGTACCGTCTGGTAACGCAAATGTTCTACCTAGAAGGGTATGACCATAGCGAGATCGCTTCTATCATGAACATTAGCGAGGCTGCTTCGCGAACCTGTTTGTTCCGCGGAAAAAGCCAGATCAAAAAACAACTAAAGCACTTAGACCATGGCACAGGATATTAG
- a CDS encoding ABC transporter ATP-binding protein, protein MSTVIKIRGIKRDFPLGQEIVKVLKGIDLDIEQGEYVALMGPSGSGKSTLMNLLGCLDTPTDGTYILNGQDVSNLTDDELADIRNKEIGFVFQTFNLLPRTTALENVALPMIYAGASKSARSKRAEEVLTDVGLADRMDHKPNQLSGGQRQRVAVGRALVNKPSIILADEPTGNLDSKTSLEIMNLFDEIHASGNTVILVTHEEDIAAHAHRVIRLKDGMIESDTRTK, encoded by the coding sequence ATGAGTACAGTTATTAAGATCCGCGGTATCAAAAGGGATTTCCCGTTAGGACAAGAAATTGTAAAGGTTTTAAAAGGAATTGACCTCGATATTGAGCAAGGCGAATACGTAGCCTTGATGGGGCCTTCCGGTTCTGGAAAATCGACCTTAATGAATCTTTTGGGTTGTTTAGACACCCCTACCGACGGAACTTACATACTCAACGGACAAGATGTGAGTAACCTCACCGACGATGAATTGGCCGACATTCGCAACAAAGAGATCGGGTTTGTCTTTCAAACCTTTAACCTTTTACCAAGAACTACTGCATTAGAAAATGTGGCTTTGCCGATGATCTACGCAGGAGCTTCTAAAAGTGCTCGTTCAAAGCGGGCGGAAGAGGTTTTGACCGATGTTGGTCTGGCCGATCGTATGGACCACAAACCCAACCAACTCTCTGGAGGGCAACGACAGCGTGTTGCTGTAGGGCGGGCATTGGTCAACAAGCCTTCTATCATTCTGGCTGATGAGCCTACCGGAAACTTGGATTCTAAAACCTCTTTGGAGATCATGAATTTATTCGATGAGATCCATGCGAGCGGAAATACGGTGATTCTGGTAACGCACGAAGAAGACATTGCGGCGCATGCGCATCGGGTAATTCGTCTTAAAGATGGTATGATCGAATCAGACACCCGAACCAAGTAA
- a CDS encoding RNA polymerase sigma factor: MNQTTDHHFITQTLAGDPQAFGQLVMRYQDYVFTVVNRMVQHREEAQEITQDTFVKAYGSLSSFRGDSKFSSWLYTIAYRKTLDRIKKNKRYAEFDALEQVLSADEDTETHGLKRLVAQERSATIKAAIAQLEPVTAALISFYYYEELSVKEIEKITDLTPDNIKVKLYRGRKKLFQLLQQAQFPEIQHGYGNL, translated from the coding sequence ATGAATCAAACCACTGACCACCATTTTATAACACAGACCCTGGCAGGTGACCCTCAGGCCTTTGGGCAGTTGGTCATGCGCTATCAAGATTATGTGTTCACGGTGGTCAATAGAATGGTACAGCATAGGGAGGAGGCTCAAGAGATAACTCAGGATACATTTGTCAAGGCCTACGGTTCTTTGTCGAGTTTTAGAGGAGACTCTAAATTTTCATCTTGGCTATATACCATTGCGTACAGAAAGACCTTAGATCGCATTAAGAAGAATAAACGTTATGCTGAATTCGATGCGTTGGAGCAGGTTCTATCTGCGGATGAGGACACAGAAACCCACGGGCTTAAGCGACTAGTTGCTCAAGAGCGATCGGCTACCATAAAGGCTGCCATTGCTCAGTTAGAACCAGTAACTGCGGCCTTGATCAGTTTTTATTATTACGAAGAGCTCTCTGTAAAGGAAATAGAAAAGATCACGGACTTGACTCCGGATAATATAAAAGTTAAATTGTACCGAGGACGCAAGAAGTTGTTTCAGTTGTTACAACAAGCGCAGTTCCCAGAAATACAACACGGTTATGGAAACCTTTAA
- the secA gene encoding preprotein translocase subunit SecA, giving the protein MGLLDNVLKVFVGDKAKKDLGEIQPLVDQIKAKEGEMAQLTLDQLRAKSDTFRAQLREAQAETKKQIEALSEEAEAVSDIQRKEDIYAEIDQLKDALYEIEKQFLDEILPEAFAVIKETAKRFAENSTLEVTATAFDRELSGTKAYVTLDGDKAIWSNSWDAAGKEVTWDMVHYDVQLVGGIALHQGKVAEMQTGEGKTLVATLPVYLNALAGNGVHLVTVNDYLAKRDSAWMAPIFEFHGMSVDCIDHHRPNSAERRAAYNADITYGTNNEFGFDYLRDNMSHAPGDLVQRPHHYAIVDEVDSVLIDDARTPLIISGPVPQGDRHEFNELKPKIQEIVNVQRKLLTGVLAEAKKLIAEGDTKEGGLQLLRVYRGLPKNKALIKYLSEEGIKQLLQKTENFYMQDNNREMPKVDAELYFVIEEKNNQIELTDKGVEFLSGKDDPNFFVMPEMGTEIAKIEAQELSKEEEAELKEDLFRDFSVKSERIHTLNQLLKAYTLFEKDTQYVVMDNKVMIVDEQTGRIMDGRRYSDGLHQAIEAKENVKIEAATQTFATITLQNYFRMYRKLSGMTGTAITEAGELWEIYELDVMEIPTNRPIARDDREDKIYKTKREKYNAVIDEVTELSAAGRPVLIGTTSVEISELLSRMLSIRNVPHNVLNAKLHKKEADIVAEAGKPGQVTIATNMAGRGTDIKLTEEIKAAGGLAIIGTERHDSRRVDRQLRGRAGRQGDPGSSQFYVSLEDNLMRLFGSERIAKMMDRLGLKEGEVIQHSMISKSIERAQKKVEENNFGVRKRLLEYDDVMNAQREVVYKRRYHALFGERLRVDIANMIYDTVENIVAANKPVKDFKNFEFDLIRYFSMSSPVSEEEFDAKSENEIIGTVYTAAYAHYQDKMEKAASQAFPVIKNVYENQGDKYKRILVPFTDGVKTLNVATDLQQAYETEGKQLVQDFEKNITLAIIDDSWKTHLRKMDELKQSVQLAVHEQKDPLLIYKFEAFELFKEMIDKVNKEVLSFLYKGELPQENQNIQEARQVKSNDKLTTQKDEIPNMDERAAQARAAGNTQPQQQQVTETITRERPKIGRNEKVTIKHVMSGESKTVKYKQAIPLLDKGEWVLTED; this is encoded by the coding sequence ATGGGTCTTTTAGATAACGTATTAAAAGTATTTGTTGGCGATAAAGCCAAAAAGGATCTGGGCGAAATTCAACCCTTGGTTGACCAGATTAAAGCCAAAGAAGGCGAAATGGCACAGCTCACCCTGGACCAACTTCGCGCTAAATCCGACACCTTTAGAGCCCAATTACGCGAGGCTCAAGCGGAAACCAAAAAACAGATCGAAGCGCTCTCTGAAGAGGCTGAGGCCGTGAGTGATATCCAACGCAAAGAAGATATCTATGCCGAGATCGATCAATTAAAAGATGCCCTGTACGAAATTGAAAAGCAGTTCCTGGACGAGATCTTGCCAGAAGCTTTTGCCGTTATTAAAGAAACTGCAAAGCGTTTTGCCGAAAACAGCACTTTAGAAGTGACTGCTACTGCCTTTGATCGTGAACTTTCTGGAACTAAGGCTTATGTCACTTTAGACGGAGACAAAGCGATCTGGTCTAACTCTTGGGACGCTGCCGGGAAAGAAGTGACCTGGGATATGGTCCACTACGACGTACAGTTGGTTGGTGGTATTGCCCTGCATCAAGGAAAGGTAGCAGAAATGCAAACGGGTGAAGGTAAGACCTTAGTAGCAACCCTACCGGTTTACCTGAACGCCCTTGCTGGCAACGGTGTGCACTTGGTAACCGTTAACGACTACCTGGCTAAACGTGATAGCGCTTGGATGGCTCCTATTTTCGAGTTCCACGGTATGAGTGTGGATTGTATTGACCATCACCGTCCGAACTCCGCAGAGCGCAGAGCTGCCTACAACGCAGATATCACCTACGGAACCAATAACGAATTCGGTTTTGATTACCTGCGCGATAATATGTCTCACGCTCCGGGAGATCTGGTACAACGTCCGCATCACTACGCCATTGTGGATGAGGTGGATTCGGTTTTGATCGATGACGCACGTACCCCACTTATCATCTCTGGGCCGGTGCCGCAAGGAGACCGTCATGAGTTCAATGAGCTTAAACCTAAGATCCAAGAGATCGTTAACGTACAGCGCAAATTGCTTACAGGAGTTTTGGCCGAGGCCAAGAAATTGATCGCCGAAGGTGACACCAAAGAAGGAGGCCTACAGTTGCTTCGCGTTTACCGCGGATTGCCAAAGAATAAGGCGCTTATCAAATACCTATCCGAAGAAGGAATAAAACAACTCTTGCAAAAGACAGAGAACTTCTACATGCAAGACAACAATCGCGAAATGCCTAAGGTAGATGCCGAATTGTATTTTGTGATCGAAGAAAAGAACAACCAGATCGAGCTTACAGACAAAGGAGTTGAGTTCCTTTCGGGTAAAGACGATCCGAATTTCTTTGTGATGCCAGAAATGGGGACTGAGATCGCCAAGATCGAAGCCCAAGAGCTTTCCAAAGAAGAAGAAGCCGAACTCAAGGAAGACCTTTTTAGAGACTTCTCTGTAAAGAGTGAGCGTATTCACACCTTGAATCAGCTTTTAAAAGCCTATACGCTCTTTGAGAAAGACACGCAGTATGTCGTAATGGACAACAAAGTGATGATCGTGGATGAGCAAACAGGTCGTATTATGGATGGACGTCGATACAGCGACGGACTCCACCAAGCGATAGAAGCCAAAGAGAATGTAAAGATCGAAGCGGCTACCCAAACCTTTGCTACCATTACCTTGCAGAACTACTTTAGAATGTATCGCAAGCTCTCTGGAATGACCGGTACTGCGATAACGGAAGCAGGAGAACTTTGGGAGATCTACGAGTTGGATGTAATGGAGATTCCTACCAACCGTCCTATTGCCAGAGACGATAGAGAAGACAAGATCTATAAGACCAAGCGCGAAAAATACAACGCAGTGATCGACGAGGTTACAGAACTTTCTGCTGCAGGAAGACCAGTACTTATCGGTACTACTTCTGTAGAGATCTCTGAGCTCTTGAGTCGTATGCTGAGTATTCGCAATGTACCGCACAATGTATTGAATGCGAAATTGCACAAAAAGGAAGCGGATATCGTTGCCGAAGCTGGAAAGCCTGGGCAGGTAACCATTGCAACCAACATGGCAGGTCGTGGTACGGATATTAAATTGACTGAAGAGATCAAAGCAGCCGGAGGTTTGGCCATTATTGGTACAGAGCGTCACGATTCCAGACGTGTAGACCGACAGTTACGCGGACGTGCCGGACGTCAAGGAGATCCGGGAAGTTCCCAATTCTATGTTTCGCTAGAAGACAACCTGATGCGTTTGTTTGGTAGCGAGCGTATTGCCAAGATGATGGACCGTTTAGGACTTAAAGAAGGCGAAGTGATTCAGCATTCCATGATCTCTAAGTCTATTGAACGCGCCCAGAAGAAAGTAGAAGAGAACAATTTCGGCGTGCGTAAACGCTTATTGGAATACGACGATGTGATGAACGCCCAACGCGAGGTGGTCTATAAGCGTCGTTACCACGCTTTATTTGGCGAACGTCTGCGTGTGGATATTGCCAATATGATCTACGACACCGTTGAAAATATCGTTGCAGCAAACAAACCGGTAAAAGATTTTAAGAATTTTGAATTCGATCTGATCCGTTATTTCTCAATGAGCTCTCCGGTAAGCGAAGAAGAATTCGACGCTAAAAGTGAGAACGAGATCATTGGTACAGTCTACACGGCGGCTTATGCTCACTATCAGGACAAGATGGAAAAGGCGGCCTCTCAGGCGTTCCCGGTGATCAAAAATGTATACGAGAACCAAGGCGATAAGTACAAGCGAATCCTAGTACCATTTACAGATGGCGTTAAGACGCTGAACGTTGCAACCGATTTGCAACAAGCCTATGAGACCGAAGGAAAACAACTGGTTCAAGATTTTGAGAAGAACATTACGCTAGCTATCATTGATGATAGTTGGAAGACCCACCTGCGTAAAATGGACGAGCTAAAGCAATCCGTTCAGTTGGCTGTACACGAGCAGAAAGATCCACTTCTGATCTATAAATTCGAAGCTTTCGAACTCTTTAAAGAGATGATCGACAAAGTGAATAAAGAAGTGTTGTCGTTCTTGTACAAAGGAGAATTGCCTCAGGAGAATCAGAACATTCAGGAGGCCCGTCAGGTAAAGTCTAACGACAAACTTACCACCCAAAAAGACGAGATCCCTAATATGGACGAGCGCGCTGCTCAAGCAAGAGCTGCCGGAAATACGCAGCCTCAGCAACAACAAGTGACAGAAACGATCACCAGAGAGCGCCCTAAGATCGGACGTAACGAAAAGGTGACCATAAAACACGTGATGAGCGGAGAATCCAAAACGGTAAAATACAAACAAGCCATTCCCCTACTCGACAAAGGCGAATGGGTATTGACCGAGGATTAA
- a CDS encoding DUF6249 domain-containing protein — protein MGSEVIVIPIIFGVLFGIYYLYISARNKERLALIEKGADASIFFSNKRGSHNVSKIIILNLALLSMGIGAGIFFGGLFHEVLGLSGEIAFPGTIFFMAGAGLLTGFYMTKKLVTKD, from the coding sequence ATGGGATCAGAAGTAATTGTAATTCCTATCATTTTCGGTGTCTTGTTTGGCATCTACTATTTGTACATCAGTGCGCGTAACAAAGAGCGTCTTGCTTTGATTGAAAAAGGAGCAGACGCCTCCATCTTTTTTAGCAACAAGCGCGGATCACACAATGTGTCTAAGATCATTATTCTCAACTTGGCACTCCTCTCTATGGGGATTGGTGCTGGGATCTTCTTCGGAGGATTATTTCATGAAGTACTCGGATTAAGTGGAGAAATTGCGTTCCCAGGAACCATTTTCTTTATGGCAGGAGCCGGATTGCTTACCGGATTCTATATGACCAAAAAATTAGTGACCAAGGACTAA
- a CDS encoding cob(I)yrinic acid a,c-diamide adenosyltransferase: MKIYTKTGDKGTTALFGGTRVPKHHIRIESYGTVDELNSHIGLVRDQEIAANHKQFIEQIQNKLFTVGAILATDPEKAILKSGKERLNIPKISAADIEALEHEMDRMNELLPPMTHFVLPGGHQTVSFCHIARCVCRRSERLAAQLNDFEAVDEAVLKYLNRLSDYLFVLARMLTQELQAEEIKWIPEKY, from the coding sequence ATGAAGATTTACACCAAGACCGGCGATAAAGGAACCACAGCACTTTTTGGAGGGACACGAGTTCCCAAACACCACATCCGCATAGAAAGTTACGGCACTGTTGACGAACTCAATTCACATATTGGACTTGTTCGCGATCAGGAGATAGCTGCCAATCACAAGCAGTTTATAGAGCAGATCCAAAACAAGCTCTTTACTGTTGGTGCCATCTTGGCTACCGATCCGGAAAAGGCCATCTTGAAAAGTGGCAAAGAACGCCTGAACATCCCCAAGATAAGCGCTGCAGATATTGAAGCCTTAGAGCACGAAATGGATCGTATGAACGAACTGCTCCCACCTATGACGCACTTTGTTTTGCCAGGAGGCCATCAGACGGTGTCATTCTGTCACATCGCGCGCTGTGTGTGCAGACGTAGTGAGCGTTTAGCAGCACAACTCAACGATTTTGAAGCTGTTGATGAGGCCGTATTGAAGTACCTAAACCGCCTTTCTGACTATCTTTTTGTGTTGGCACGGATGTTGACACAAGAACTGCAAGCCGAGGAAATCAAGTGGATCCCGGAGAAGTATTAA
- the meaB gene encoding methylmalonyl Co-A mutase-associated GTPase MeaB, whose protein sequence is MSAKKKTDSALSETPGIERPESLSQAAAQSIKKHRLKKQSQQALLQGILAGQTAALSKGITLIESKAKKHQQQAQELITACLPHTVDSIRIGITGVPGVGKSTFIEQFGQLYLSKGHKVAVLAVDPSSSISHGSILGDKTRMESLVKAENAFIRPSASGDSLGGVARKTREAIVLCEAAGYDVILIETVGVGQSETAVHSMTDFFLLLKLAGAGDELQGIKRGIIEMADAIVINKADGANEKAARLAKTEFNRALHLYPQKANGWSPKTMTCSALENKGIDQIYELIADYKKQTKESAAFGQKRNEQEHYWFKETISNTVLDNFYNKPEVLQAIATQEALLNQKKTTPFEAAYAVLRLTV, encoded by the coding sequence ATGAGCGCCAAAAAGAAAACGGATTCGGCTTTGAGCGAGACCCCGGGCATAGAGCGGCCGGAGAGTTTGAGCCAAGCTGCGGCGCAAAGTATCAAGAAACACCGACTTAAAAAGCAATCACAGCAAGCCTTGTTACAAGGTATTTTAGCTGGTCAAACCGCTGCCCTTTCTAAGGGCATTACCCTTATAGAATCCAAAGCAAAAAAACATCAGCAGCAAGCGCAAGAACTTATCACAGCCTGTTTACCACACACTGTAGACAGCATTCGGATCGGGATCACCGGGGTTCCTGGAGTGGGAAAAAGCACTTTTATAGAACAGTTTGGGCAGCTTTATTTGAGCAAGGGCCATAAAGTAGCGGTATTGGCAGTAGACCCATCTAGCAGTATTAGTCACGGAAGTATATTGGGCGATAAAACGCGCATGGAGTCTTTGGTAAAGGCAGAAAACGCTTTTATTAGACCATCGGCCTCTGGTGATTCCTTAGGCGGAGTTGCCCGTAAAACACGAGAAGCCATTGTGCTTTGCGAAGCTGCTGGTTATGATGTTATCTTGATAGAAACTGTAGGTGTAGGGCAAAGCGAGACCGCGGTGCACTCCATGACAGATTTCTTTTTACTGCTGAAGTTGGCGGGCGCCGGAGACGAATTACAAGGGATTAAACGCGGGATCATAGAAATGGCCGATGCCATTGTGATCAACAAAGCGGATGGTGCCAATGAGAAAGCGGCCCGTTTGGCCAAGACAGAATTCAATAGAGCGCTTCACCTCTATCCGCAGAAAGCAAACGGCTGGAGCCCAAAAACCATGACTTGTAGCGCCTTAGAGAATAAAGGAATTGACCAGATCTACGAGCTGATAGCTGATTACAAAAAGCAAACAAAGGAAAGTGCTGCCTTTGGTCAGAAAAGAAATGAACAAGAGCATTATTGGTTCAAGGAGACCATAAGCAATACGGTCTTAGATAATTTTTACAACAAACCTGAAGTATTGCAAGCCATTGCAACTCAAGAAGCGCTTTTAAACCAAAAAAAGACCACGCCATTCGAAGCTGCCTATGCGGTGCTTCGCCTTACTGTCTGA
- a CDS encoding O-methyltransferase: MYEFLKYLSFLWRSKNEHAVHSPFVYKLITEGVKTRIPPELKQLLPKHYKYLIGQQLKIKVEDFGAGSRVFKSEERGVDQIAKVAGMSQKTQELMASVTAYFKPKNMLELGTSLGKGTVAMHIGHPEGNITTVERCPNTLAEAVKGFKRFNFDNITPVNALFTDFLNDDDQSWDLVYLDGGHTKDFTLFTFKQLLPKLHNDSLLILDDIYWSAAMTEAWQQIKAHPEVTVTIDSFHWGWVFFRKEQPKQHFVLRL, encoded by the coding sequence ATGTATGAGTTTCTCAAATATTTGAGTTTTCTGTGGCGTTCCAAGAACGAGCATGCCGTGCACTCCCCTTTTGTATATAAACTAATTACCGAAGGCGTAAAAACTCGAATTCCACCTGAGTTAAAACAATTACTGCCAAAGCACTACAAATACTTAATTGGGCAACAGCTCAAAATAAAGGTGGAGGATTTTGGAGCAGGCTCACGTGTTTTCAAAAGTGAAGAGCGAGGGGTTGATCAGATTGCCAAAGTTGCTGGTATGTCTCAAAAGACTCAGGAACTTATGGCTAGTGTAACGGCCTATTTCAAGCCGAAAAACATGTTAGAACTGGGAACGTCTTTGGGCAAAGGAACGGTAGCCATGCACATTGGGCATCCAGAAGGAAATATCACTACCGTTGAACGTTGCCCCAACACCCTTGCTGAAGCGGTAAAAGGATTTAAGCGGTTTAATTTTGACAATATTACCCCTGTGAATGCCTTATTCACTGATTTTCTAAATGACGACGACCAATCTTGGGATCTGGTCTATCTAGATGGTGGCCACACTAAAGACTTCACCCTTTTTACCTTTAAGCAGTTGTTGCCTAAGCTTCACAATGATAGCCTGCTTATTCTAGACGATATATATTGGTCTGCAGCAATGACCGAGGCCTGGCAGCAAATAAAAGCTCACCCAGAGGTGACGGTCACCATAGACTCCTTCCATTGGGGATGGGTGTTTTTTCGCAAAGAACAACCCAAACAACATTTTGTGTTAAGATTGTAA
- a CDS encoding DUF2911 domain-containing protein → MKNSSGILMRILGGALLLIALFYFVIGPIMRSQTKKHSPEQTITYTQGNLHVDVFYCSPAKKGREIFGSLVPYGEVWRTGANEATTIETDEDLKIGGQTLPAGKYSLWTIPNEDKWTVIFNSKMYGWGVKFLNAKASRDPNYDVVVTEVPISKSLTAMEQFTISFAEDGPNTLVMILAWDNVVVPVKMNH, encoded by the coding sequence ATGAAGAATTCCAGCGGAATTTTAATGCGGATCTTAGGCGGCGCTCTCTTACTTATCGCGCTGTTCTATTTTGTTATCGGCCCTATTATGCGGTCACAGACCAAGAAACACAGTCCGGAGCAAACCATAACCTATACCCAGGGAAATTTACATGTAGATGTCTTTTATTGCAGCCCGGCTAAAAAAGGAAGAGAGATCTTTGGCAGCTTGGTTCCTTACGGGGAGGTATGGCGTACCGGAGCCAACGAGGCAACAACCATTGAAACCGATGAAGACCTCAAGATCGGAGGACAGACCTTACCGGCAGGCAAATACAGTTTATGGACCATCCCCAACGAAGACAAATGGACGGTGATCTTTAATTCAAAGATGTACGGCTGGGGTGTGAAATTCTTAAATGCTAAAGCTTCGCGCGATCCGAATTATGACGTAGTGGTCACTGAGGTTCCAATTTCTAAAAGCCTTACCGCCATGGAACAGTTCACCATTAGTTTTGCAGAAGACGGCCCGAATACTTTGGTCATGATCTTAGCTTGGGACAATGTGGTGGTTCCTGTAAAAATGAATCACTGA